Proteins encoded together in one Microbacterium sp. ABRD28 window:
- a CDS encoding ATP-binding cassette domain-containing protein — MTGGMTAPKPRPRERVLTMHGIGKRFGAVRALSDVDFWVDEGEVVALVGDNGAGKSTLVKILAGVYTADAGVIEFDGAPVRLSSPADAQELGIATIFQDLALCDNLDVVANLWLGRELVSGRRLNEVEMEQRTWTLLRELAAKLPSVRVPVASLSGGQRQTVAIARSLIGDPRVVILDEPTAALGVAQTAEVLNLIERLRERGHGVILISHNMADVMAVADRAVVLRLGRNNGEYDVADITTETLIAAITGATADAPARPAPAPEQATPGRIIPLPTDRPRRRPRTQDLDG; from the coding sequence ATGACCGGCGGCATGACGGCGCCCAAGCCCCGCCCCCGGGAGCGCGTGCTGACGATGCACGGCATCGGCAAGCGGTTCGGCGCCGTGCGCGCCCTCAGCGATGTGGACTTCTGGGTCGACGAGGGCGAGGTCGTCGCCCTCGTAGGCGACAACGGCGCCGGCAAGTCGACGCTGGTGAAGATCCTCGCCGGCGTGTACACCGCCGACGCCGGTGTGATCGAGTTCGACGGCGCACCCGTGCGCCTCAGCAGCCCCGCCGACGCGCAGGAGCTGGGAATCGCCACGATCTTCCAGGACCTCGCCCTGTGCGACAACCTCGATGTCGTCGCCAACCTGTGGCTCGGTCGAGAACTCGTCTCGGGACGACGCCTGAACGAGGTCGAGATGGAGCAGCGCACCTGGACGCTGCTGCGCGAGCTCGCCGCGAAGCTCCCCTCGGTGCGGGTGCCGGTCGCCTCGCTGTCGGGTGGTCAGCGCCAGACCGTCGCGATCGCCCGATCGCTGATCGGCGACCCGCGCGTGGTGATCCTCGACGAGCCGACGGCGGCACTCGGTGTGGCGCAGACCGCCGAAGTGCTGAACCTCATCGAGCGGTTGCGCGAACGCGGGCACGGCGTCATCCTGATCAGCCACAACATGGCCGACGTCATGGCCGTCGCCGACCGCGCGGTCGTCTTGCGCCTCGGCCGGAACAACGGCGAGTACGACGTCGCCGACATCACGACCGAGACCCTCATCGCCGCCATCACCGGGGCCACCGCCGACGCACCGGCGCGCCCCGCGCCGGCGCCCGAGCAGGCGACGCCCGGTCGCATCATCCCCCTGCCCACCGATCGCCCCCGCCGACGTCCGCGCACGCAGGACCTCGACGGATGA
- a CDS encoding substrate-binding domain-containing protein yields the protein MKKSFLSAAAVAGAAVMLLAGCSSSTGGDSGGGGGETGGGDAAGRACVILPDAASSPRWENFDRKYLQEGLEAAGFEVDIQNAQGNTNTYSTIADQQLTQGCGVMLLVDYQGAAEAVAANATAEGIPVIAYDRPFEGADYYVSFDNMEVGRLQGQTVLDGLEAAGKDPATATVVYMGGDPTDGNAAMFKSGAVEVMEAAGITPAAEPPGVWDQAESQTNFEQALTSLGGQVDGVWAANDTNAAGVIKVLQDNNLEGVAVSGQDANVAGLQNILLGWQTATVYKPVKDEADAAVELAVALLNGEEVTAEAELEDGTPYIQVTPVLVGPNEVKDVIAAGDASYDDVCTPDVMAACEEFGVTE from the coding sequence ATGAAGAAATCCTTCCTTTCGGCCGCGGCGGTGGCCGGCGCAGCCGTGATGCTGCTGGCGGGCTGTTCCAGCTCGACCGGCGGCGACAGCGGCGGTGGCGGTGGCGAGACCGGCGGCGGTGACGCCGCGGGCCGGGCCTGCGTCATCCTCCCCGACGCGGCATCCTCGCCCCGCTGGGAGAACTTCGACCGCAAGTACCTGCAGGAGGGCCTGGAGGCGGCCGGCTTCGAGGTCGACATCCAGAACGCGCAGGGCAACACCAACACCTACTCGACGATCGCCGACCAGCAGCTCACCCAGGGCTGCGGTGTCATGCTGCTCGTGGACTACCAGGGTGCGGCTGAGGCCGTCGCTGCGAACGCCACGGCTGAAGGCATCCCGGTGATCGCCTACGACCGTCCCTTCGAGGGCGCCGACTACTACGTCTCGTTCGACAACATGGAGGTCGGGCGTCTGCAGGGCCAGACGGTGCTCGACGGCCTCGAAGCCGCCGGCAAGGACCCCGCCACCGCGACCGTCGTCTACATGGGCGGAGACCCCACCGACGGCAATGCCGCGATGTTCAAGTCCGGCGCCGTGGAGGTCATGGAGGCCGCCGGCATCACCCCGGCTGCCGAGCCCCCGGGGGTCTGGGACCAGGCTGAGTCGCAGACCAACTTCGAGCAGGCCCTCACCTCGCTCGGCGGTCAGGTCGACGGCGTCTGGGCGGCCAACGACACCAACGCCGCCGGCGTCATCAAGGTGCTGCAGGACAACAACCTCGAAGGTGTCGCCGTCTCCGGTCAGGACGCCAACGTCGCGGGCCTGCAGAACATCCTCCTCGGCTGGCAGACCGCCACGGTCTACAAGCCGGTGAAGGATGAGGCCGACGCGGCCGTCGAGCTCGCCGTGGCGCTGCTCAACGGCGAAGAGGTCACCGCCGAGGCCGAGCTCGAAGACGGCACGCCCTACATCCAGGTCACGCCGGTCCTCGTCGGTCCGAACGAAGTCAAGGACGTCATCGCCGCCGGCGACGCCTCCTACGACGACGTCTGCACCCCCGACGTGATGGCCGCGTGCGAGGAGTTCGGCGTCACCGAGTGA
- a CDS encoding sugar ABC transporter permease → MTAADTFSRVAARVREGDLGALPVIVGVVVIWSVFQSLNPSFLSSQNLVNLTMQCAAIGTIALGVVLVLLVGEIDLSVGSVSGLAAAILAVTFVQMQWDLILAIVAAVAAGAAIGAGYGLLLTRFALPSFVITLAGLLGFLGLQLWVLGETGSINLPFDSWLVVFAQQLFLPAWLSYVLVGLAVAGYALSRVRRAQRRVQANLDSQSYREIAVRTIILGVFLAGATWYLNLSRGVGVMFLFFLALVVVIDIVLQQTRWGRAVYAVGGSKEAARRAGIRVGRIYVTVFALCSSLAAIGGILAAARLAAVSQSSGGGDTNLNAIAAAVIGGASLFGGRGTAYSALLGIIVIQSISSGLTLLTLDSSVRYMITGLVLVIAVIIDSLSRRTREATGR, encoded by the coding sequence ATGACCGCCGCCGACACGTTCTCGCGCGTCGCCGCTCGCGTTCGGGAGGGCGACCTGGGTGCACTCCCCGTCATCGTCGGGGTGGTCGTCATCTGGTCGGTGTTCCAATCGCTGAATCCCTCGTTCCTCTCGAGCCAGAACCTCGTCAACCTCACGATGCAGTGCGCCGCCATCGGCACCATCGCGCTGGGAGTGGTGCTCGTCCTGCTCGTCGGTGAGATCGATCTCTCCGTCGGGTCGGTCTCCGGACTGGCCGCCGCGATCCTCGCCGTGACGTTCGTGCAGATGCAGTGGGATCTGATCCTCGCGATCGTCGCCGCCGTCGCTGCGGGGGCGGCGATCGGCGCCGGGTACGGACTGCTGCTGACCCGGTTCGCCCTGCCGAGCTTCGTCATCACCCTGGCGGGACTCCTGGGGTTCCTCGGCCTGCAGCTGTGGGTGCTCGGCGAGACCGGATCGATCAACCTGCCCTTCGACTCGTGGCTGGTGGTCTTCGCGCAGCAGCTGTTCCTTCCCGCCTGGCTCTCCTACGTGCTCGTCGGCCTCGCCGTCGCTGGCTACGCTCTCTCGCGCGTCCGCCGCGCCCAGCGGCGCGTGCAGGCGAACCTCGACAGCCAGAGCTACCGCGAGATCGCCGTGCGGACGATCATCCTCGGTGTCTTCCTCGCCGGTGCGACCTGGTACCTGAACCTCTCGCGCGGCGTCGGGGTGATGTTCCTGTTCTTCCTCGCCCTGGTCGTCGTCATCGACATCGTGCTGCAGCAGACGCGATGGGGCCGCGCGGTGTACGCCGTCGGCGGGTCGAAGGAGGCCGCGCGGCGCGCGGGGATCCGCGTCGGACGCATCTACGTCACGGTGTTCGCCCTGTGCTCCAGTCTCGCCGCCATCGGCGGCATCCTCGCTGCGGCCCGGCTCGCCGCGGTGAGCCAGAGTTCCGGCGGCGGGGACACGAACCTGAATGCGATCGCCGCCGCGGTCATCGGCGGGGCGAGCCTGTTCGGCGGACGCGGCACCGCGTATTCCGCACTCCTCGGCATCATCGTGATCCAGTCGATCTCCTCGGGCTTGACGCTGTTGACCCTGGACTCGTCGGTGCGCTACATGATCACCGGCCTCGTGCTCGTCATCGCCGTGATCATCGACTCCCTCTCACGACGGACCCGGGAGGCCACCGGGCGGTAG